One window of the Saccopteryx bilineata isolate mSacBil1 chromosome 2, mSacBil1_pri_phased_curated, whole genome shotgun sequence genome contains the following:
- the KLHDC9 gene encoding kelch domain-containing protein 9 produces MAAPAGPVGGSRWTWQPVAQDALLARAFHSCTELRGRLYLVGGLLAGGKTEPSGDTVVLDLAGDQAVRMGVQGGPRRSHHDAAPLDGRWVCAVGGWDGARRLATVAALDTEHGEWEAWTEAPGSCSPVGLSSHTCTRLSDRELRVAGREGGIRTQRRYGSIFTLKLDPGACTYCYKEEGCHSVSRSGHCAALLPTLGPRAGHQLLLFGGCNSAEPEVAGHWSHGKIKEEPPVAPRLMEQLTKLVSSGQGSPQGPRGLRHLSCSVVGPFAVLFGGETLTRARDTICNDLYVYDTRKSPPLWFHFPCTDRALKRVGHRTCLWNDQLYLVGGFGEDGRTASPQVCTLDLFI; encoded by the exons ATGGCTGCACCAGCGGGCCCGGTGGGGGGCTCACGCTGGACTTGGCAGCCAGTGGCCCAGGACGCGCTTTTGGCGCGGGCCTTCCACTCGTGCACCGAACTGCGGGGTCGGCTCTATCTGGTGGGGGGCCTCCTGGCCGGAGGGAAGACGGAGCCGAGCGGTGACACGGTGGTCTTGGACCTGGCGGGGGACCAGGCGGTGCGGATGGGAGTGCAGGGCGGCCCCAGGCGCAGTCACCACGACGCGGCTCCGCTGGACGGGCGCTGGGTCTGCGCGGTGGGCGGCTGGGACGGGGCGCGCCGCCTGGCCACCGTGGCTGCCCTGGACACCGAGCACGGAGAGTGGGAGGCGTGGACCGAGGCCCCCGGCAGCTGCTCTCCTGTCGGCCTCAGTAGTCACACCTGCACCCGCCTCTCAGACAGAGAGCTGCGCGTGGCCGGCCGAGAGGGCGGGATCCGCACTCAGCGCCGCTACGGAAGCATCTTCACATTGAAGCTGGACCCTGGCGCCTGCACCTACTG CTATAAGGAAGAAGGCTGCCACTCAGTCTCCCGCTCAGGGCACTGTGCTGCCCTGCTCCCAACTCTGGGGCCCCGCGCAGGTCATCAGCTGCTGCTCTTTGGGGGTTGCAACTCAGCTGAACCGGAAGTAGCTGGGCACTGGAGTCATGGGAAGATTAAG GAGGAGCCACCTGTTGCCCCCCGCTTGATGGAACAGCTCACAAAGCTTGTGAGCAGTGGGCAGGGTTCCCCGCAGGGGCCTCGGGGACTACGGCATCTCTCCTGTTCTGTGGTCGGGCCCTTTGCTGTGCtctttggtggagaaactctgaCCAGAGCTAGGGACACCATCTGCAATGACCTCTACGTCTACGATACCC GCAAGTCTCCTCCTCTGTGGTTCCATTTCCCCTGTACCGACCGTGCACTGAAACGCGTGGGCCATCGGACCTGCCTTTGGAATGATCAGCTTTATCTGGTTGGAGGTTTTGGTGAGGATGGAAGGACAGCTAGTCCACAGGTTTGCACCCTGGACCTCTTTATCTAA
- the NIT1 gene encoding deaminated glutathione amidase isoform X1, with protein MLGVVVRPLQHLLSLLCPGRGLPRLSVLGTQPRRRAMAVSSSSWKLPLVAVCQVTSTPDKQQNFKACAELVQEAASLGACLAFLPEAFDFIARDPAETLHLSEPLGGNLLGEYAQLARECGLWLSLGGFHERGQDWEQTQKIYNCHVLLNNKGSVVATYRKTHLCDVEIPGQGPMRESNTTLPGPSLESPVSTPAGKVGLAICYDMRFPEISLALAQAGAEILTYPSAFGSVTGPAHWEALLRARAIETQCYVVAAAQCGRHHEKRASYGHSMVVDPWGTVLACCSEGPGLCLARIDLSYLRQMRQQLPVFQHRRPDLYGHLGIPQS; from the exons AT GCTCGGCGTGGTCGTCAGGCCCCTTCAGCACCTCCTGTCCCTTCTTTGTCCTGGACGAGGGCTACCTCGACTCTCAGTACTTGGTACTCAGCCAAG GCGCAGAGCCATGgctgtctcctcttcctcctggaaACTGCCCCTGGTGGCTGTGTGCCAGGTAACATCAACACCAGACAAGCAGCAGAACTTTAAAGCTTGTGCTGAGCTGGTTCAAGAGGCTGCCAGTCTGGGTGCTTGCCTGGCTTTCCTGCCAGAGGCATTTGACTTCATTGCACGGGACCCTGCAGAGACTCTACACCTGTCTGAGCCACTGGGAGGGAACCTTTTGGGAGAATATGCTCAGCTTGCCAG GGAATGCGGACTCTGGCTGTCCTTGGGTGGTTTCCACGAGCGTGGCCAAGACTGGGAGCAGACTCAGAAAATCTACAATTGTCATGTGCTTCTGAACAACAAGG GGTCAGTAGTGGCCACGTATAGGAAGACACATCTGTGTGATGTAGAGATTCCAGGGCAAGGGCCTATGCGTGAAAGCAACACTACTTTGCCTGGGCCCAGTCTTGAGTCACCTGTCAGCACACCAGCAGGCAAG GTTGGTCTGGCTATTTGTTATGACATGCGGTTCCCTGAAATCTCTCTGGCACTGGCTCAGGCTGGAGCAGAAATACTTACCTACCCTTCAGCTTTTGGATCTGTAACAGGCCCAGCCCACTGGGAG GCGCTGCTGCGGGCCCGTGCCATTGAAACCCAGTGCTATGTCGTGGCAGCAGCACAGTGTGGACGCCACCACGAGAAGAGAGCAAGTTACGGCCACAGCATGGTGGTGGATCCCTGGGGAACAGTGCTGGCCTGCTGCTCTGAGGGACCCGGCCTCTGCCTTGCTCGAATTGACCTCAGTTACCTGCGACAGATGCGCCAACAGCTGCCTGTGTTCCAGCACCGCAGGCCTGATCTCTATGGCCATCTGGGTATACCGCAATCTTAA
- the NIT1 gene encoding deaminated glutathione amidase isoform X2: protein MLGVVVRPLQHLLSLLCPGRGLPRLSVLGTQPRRRAMAVSSSSWKLPLVAVCQVTSTPDKQQNFKACAELVQEAASLGACLAFLPEAFDFIARDPAETLHLSEPLGGNLLGEYAQLARECGLWLSLGGFHERGQDWEQTQKIYNCHVLLNNKGSVVATYRKTHLCDVEIPGQGPMRESNTTLPGPSLESPVSTPAGKVGLAICYDMRFPEISLALAQAGAEILTYPSAFGSVTGPAHWEQHSVDATTRREQVTATAWWWIPGEQCWPAALRDPASALLELTSVTCDRCANSCLCSSTAGLISMAIWVYRNLKTFVS, encoded by the exons AT GCTCGGCGTGGTCGTCAGGCCCCTTCAGCACCTCCTGTCCCTTCTTTGTCCTGGACGAGGGCTACCTCGACTCTCAGTACTTGGTACTCAGCCAAG GCGCAGAGCCATGgctgtctcctcttcctcctggaaACTGCCCCTGGTGGCTGTGTGCCAGGTAACATCAACACCAGACAAGCAGCAGAACTTTAAAGCTTGTGCTGAGCTGGTTCAAGAGGCTGCCAGTCTGGGTGCTTGCCTGGCTTTCCTGCCAGAGGCATTTGACTTCATTGCACGGGACCCTGCAGAGACTCTACACCTGTCTGAGCCACTGGGAGGGAACCTTTTGGGAGAATATGCTCAGCTTGCCAG GGAATGCGGACTCTGGCTGTCCTTGGGTGGTTTCCACGAGCGTGGCCAAGACTGGGAGCAGACTCAGAAAATCTACAATTGTCATGTGCTTCTGAACAACAAGG GGTCAGTAGTGGCCACGTATAGGAAGACACATCTGTGTGATGTAGAGATTCCAGGGCAAGGGCCTATGCGTGAAAGCAACACTACTTTGCCTGGGCCCAGTCTTGAGTCACCTGTCAGCACACCAGCAGGCAAG GTTGGTCTGGCTATTTGTTATGACATGCGGTTCCCTGAAATCTCTCTGGCACTGGCTCAGGCTGGAGCAGAAATACTTACCTACCCTTCAGCTTTTGGATCTGTAACAGGCCCAGCCCACTGGGAG CAGCACAGTGTGGACGCCACCACGAGAAGAGAGCAAGTTACGGCCACAGCATGGTGGTGGATCCCTGGGGAACAGTGCTGGCCTGCTGCTCTGAGGGACCCGGCCTCTGCCTTGCTCGAATTGACCTCAGTTACCTGCGACAGATGCGCCAACAGCTGCCTGTGTTCCAGCACCGCAGGCCTGATCTCTATGGCCATCTGGGTATACCGCAATCTTAAGACTTTCGTGAGTTGA
- the NIT1 gene encoding deaminated glutathione amidase isoform X3, translated as MAVSSSSWKLPLVAVCQVTSTPDKQQNFKACAELVQEAASLGACLAFLPEAFDFIARDPAETLHLSEPLGGNLLGEYAQLARECGLWLSLGGFHERGQDWEQTQKIYNCHVLLNNKGSVVATYRKTHLCDVEIPGQGPMRESNTTLPGPSLESPVSTPAGKVGLAICYDMRFPEISLALAQAGAEILTYPSAFGSVTGPAHWEALLRARAIETQCYVVAAAQCGRHHEKRASYGHSMVVDPWGTVLACCSEGPGLCLARIDLSYLRQMRQQLPVFQHRRPDLYGHLGIPQS; from the exons ATGgctgtctcctcttcctcctggaaACTGCCCCTGGTGGCTGTGTGCCAGGTAACATCAACACCAGACAAGCAGCAGAACTTTAAAGCTTGTGCTGAGCTGGTTCAAGAGGCTGCCAGTCTGGGTGCTTGCCTGGCTTTCCTGCCAGAGGCATTTGACTTCATTGCACGGGACCCTGCAGAGACTCTACACCTGTCTGAGCCACTGGGAGGGAACCTTTTGGGAGAATATGCTCAGCTTGCCAG GGAATGCGGACTCTGGCTGTCCTTGGGTGGTTTCCACGAGCGTGGCCAAGACTGGGAGCAGACTCAGAAAATCTACAATTGTCATGTGCTTCTGAACAACAAGG GGTCAGTAGTGGCCACGTATAGGAAGACACATCTGTGTGATGTAGAGATTCCAGGGCAAGGGCCTATGCGTGAAAGCAACACTACTTTGCCTGGGCCCAGTCTTGAGTCACCTGTCAGCACACCAGCAGGCAAG GTTGGTCTGGCTATTTGTTATGACATGCGGTTCCCTGAAATCTCTCTGGCACTGGCTCAGGCTGGAGCAGAAATACTTACCTACCCTTCAGCTTTTGGATCTGTAACAGGCCCAGCCCACTGGGAG GCGCTGCTGCGGGCCCGTGCCATTGAAACCCAGTGCTATGTCGTGGCAGCAGCACAGTGTGGACGCCACCACGAGAAGAGAGCAAGTTACGGCCACAGCATGGTGGTGGATCCCTGGGGAACAGTGCTGGCCTGCTGCTCTGAGGGACCCGGCCTCTGCCTTGCTCGAATTGACCTCAGTTACCTGCGACAGATGCGCCAACAGCTGCCTGTGTTCCAGCACCGCAGGCCTGATCTCTATGGCCATCTGGGTATACCGCAATCTTAA
- the PFDN2 gene encoding prefoldin subunit 2 gives MAESSGRAGKSSGSGAGKGAVSAEQVIAGFNRLRQEQRGLASKAAELEMELNEHSLVIDTLKEVDETRKCFRMVGGVLVERTVKEVLPALENNKEQIQKIIETLTQQLQAKGKELNEFREKHNIRLMGEDEKPAKENSEGAAKSSSAGVLVS, from the exons ATGGCGGAGAGTAGCGGTCGCGCCGGCAAGAGCAGCGGGAGCGGCGCGGGGAAGGGGGCGGTGTCGGCCGAGCAG GTAATTGCTGGCTTCAACCGCCTTCGGCAGGAACAGCGGGGCCTAGCATCCAAGGCAGCTGAGCTGGAAATGGAGTTGAATGAGCACAG TCTAGTGATTGATACCCTGAAGGAGGTAGATGAAACCCGCAAATGCTTCCGCATGGTTGGAGGGGTGCTGGTAGAGCGCACGGTCAAAGAGGTGCTGCCTGCCTTGGAGAACAACAAGGAGCAG ATACAGAAGATCATTGAGACACTGACACAGCAGCTTCAGGCAAAGGGGAAAGAACTAAATGAATTCCGGGAAAAGCACAACATTCGTCTCATGGGGGAGGATGAGAAGCCGGCCAAGGAAAACTCAGAAGGGGCTGCTAAGTCCAGCTCAGCCGGAGTGTTGGTCTCCTAG